The Xenopus tropicalis strain Nigerian chromosome 7, UCB_Xtro_10.0, whole genome shotgun sequence genome includes a region encoding these proteins:
- the cd79a gene encoding B-cell antigen receptor complex-associated protein alpha chain codes for MVCGTAVSGPRPPLLILLLLLSGKLCWMLKMQWVPTSVLGSPGDNVNLMCNYDTKTSETNLHVDWIQIKWYQNVSATANITETEANMEGRIRYNKKVLEIKNAQKNDSALYRCRVTVGDKKYKSCGTYLRIQEAEPYAFFNLGETTKNRMITVEGVVLLLCTIIPGTFLLYKKRWENLTLLTTSQIGDNIYEGLNLEECSTYEDITRGLQATYEDVGSLRGTDIQLEKP; via the exons ATGGTTTGTGGCACAGCCGTCTCAGGCCCGAGACCTCCCCTTCTCATTCTGCTGCTTCTCCTCTCAG GAAAGCTATGTTGGATGCTGAAGATGCAGTGGGTGCCTACTTCCGTGCTGGGGTCCCCAGGGGACAATGTGAACCTGATGTGTAATTATGATACAAAGACATCTGAGACGAATCTCCATGTTGACTGGATTCAGATCAAGTGGTACCAGAACGTATCAGCCACAGCCAATATAACAGAGACGGAGGCAAACATGGAAGGGAGGATTCGATACAACAAGAAAGTCCTAGAAATCAAAAATGCACAAAAGAACGACAGTGCACTATATCGGTGCagagtaacagtgggggataaaaAATACAAGTCCTGTGGGACATATCTGAGGATTCAAG AGGCTGAGCCCTACGCTTTCTTTAACCTTGGGGAGACAACAAAGAACAGAATGATCACAGTGGAAGGAGTAGTGCTTCTCCTGTGTACAATCATTCCGGGGACTTTCCTACTGTATAAG AAGCGCTGGGAAAACCTAACGTTATTAACCACGTCACAGATAGGGGATAACATTTATGAG gGTTTGAATCTTGAAGAGTGTTCTACATATGAGGACATCACTCGTGGTCTGCAGGCCACATATGAAGACGTGGGCTCCTTGCGGGGCACTGACATTCAACTGGAGAAACCCTAA